CTACCTGCCTCATTCTATTTTGGGTAGAATCGCCCGCTTCTATTTCTTGATGTAATTTCAAGCCCCTATTTCTAATCGTTTCTACATCCACCGGATTATTAGAATCTACTTTCAGACCGGAATATTTAACCACCAATGCTTTAATTTTTTTGTGTCTGAAGACACTACCTGTGCCACCTCTTCCTGCCTGTTTCAAACGGGCAACCTTTCTCCGTTTATCCCAAAAGGAAAAATTCAAGCAAGTGATTAAAACATTTTCCGCTGCCTTTCCACTGGAAACAACAGATACAAACTGATATTTATCTTCGCTATCGGCAAATTCTTTAATCAATTCTTCAGCAAAAATATGGCTATTGATTTCTTCATCGGGAGCAGAAAGTATCTGCACAATGCCTTTGTCGCCATCAATATAAACAATCACTTCTTCATTGGCTATGCCTTGAAGCTCAATGGCATCCCAACCGGAAAATTTGCTATAAGGACCAAAATGGCCGCCCACATTACAATCAACGGGAATACCTGTTAAAGGAGAGATAGTTGTTACAATAGATTTTCCGCTACCGGGATAACTGGTATTTCCGCAAAGAGGACCGAAAGAAATACAAATTTCGTTTTCAGGGCTATCCCATTTTGTTTCATCTTTTACTCCGTGCCACATTAGATAGAGATCAAAACCCTTTCCGCCGACAAATTTATCTATCATCAGCTCGGTAACCGGCTTTTGCTTTATCTCCCCGGAGCTCAAATTTATATACAAAGAGCGCTTATTATAGCCACGAATAACAGGTGCCGGCTCATATTTGAATTCTGCAATTAGTTTACGGTTCATTTTTTTCTCCTTAAGCAGTTACTATTTTTATTGCTTCGGCAGGACAGGTTCTGGTACAAATCCCACAAGCAATACATTTAAAAGGATTATATACATTTTCAGTAAAACGCATTGCCTGAACAGGACAAACCGCTACACACATCAAACAGCCAATACAAAGAGATTTATTTAAAATAACTACTCCTTGAGGGTTGATTGTTAAAGCTAAAGTTGGACATATCTTGACACAAGTTCCACACTGATTGCAAACAATCATTTCCGGAGGATATACCTCTTCGTTAATCGCTATACACGATTTTTTGGCATTATCCTCTTTAAAATAGAGTTTGGAACAAGCGCTTTCGCAATTATGGCAGGTAATGCATTTGTCTGGAATGGTTTGTAACATTTTCATCGTAGTATATCTCCCTTCTGCATTATATATACATTATAAATCCGGATTTATTTTATGTCAATTATAATCTTACGGAAAGCACCGTTCCAAATTTGTTGCTTAGATGATCAAACTCCAGTAAATCCTTTTTTCTTTGCCATTCATTATTCAATTTCAGATACATAATTATATTTAAATGATTTGCCATCCTCAAATCAGCATAAATTCCCGTATTCAGATTTTCGGGGTCACTTTCATTTTCCAGGTCACTATATATATATTCCAGAATACCCACTAACTTATATGATTCTTCGGCTAAAAATGCAATTCTAAAATCACCTTTGATATTTGAGACAATGGTCTTGGCATCATTCTTGTGATCTTCATATTTCTGCAAATTGTAACCCAAATCAAAACCAAAATTAGTGCCTATATTGAGGGAAAAAATACCGTCAAAATCATTCTCGTTACTGTTAGCATAATCGTTATCCTTATCCTCCGTGGAAAACCTGCATAAAATACTGCCGGAGGTTTCATTAACCAATAATAGAGGACTGCTAACCGGAGCGTGACCATTCATAAAATAGGGTTCTAAATAGAAATTCTGTAAATTGGAAGCAAAAAGATAGGCATTTAGTCGCGTTTTAGGAGTCCAGTCCAAATAGTTTTCAGGA
This Candidatus Cloacimonas sp. DNA region includes the following protein-coding sequences:
- a CDS encoding 4Fe-4S binding protein, which codes for MKMLQTIPDKCITCHNCESACSKLYFKEDNAKKSCIAINEEVYPPEMIVCNQCGTCVKICPTLALTINPQGVVILNKSLCIGCLMCVAVCPVQAMRFTENVYNPFKCIACGICTRTCPAEAIKIVTA